The following proteins are co-located in the Sphingomonas panacis genome:
- the scpA gene encoding methylmalonyl-CoA mutase translates to MTDKPTLDQWSAAAAKEVKGKDLTWQTPEGIDVKPLYTAEDVADLDPGLPGFAPFTRGVRASMYAGRPWTIRQYAGFSTAEASNAFYHRNLKAGQKGLSVAFDLATHRGYDSDHPRVTGDVGKAGVAIDTIDDMKILFDGIPLDQMSVSMTMNGAVIPILAFFIVAGEEQGVPRAQLDGTIQNDILKEFMVRNTYIYPPEPSMRIISDIFGYTSREMPKFNSISISGYHMQEAGATQVQELAFTIADGMEYVKYGVASGLDIDKFAGRLSFFFAIGMNFFMEIAKLRAARVLWHRVMTQLGAQDERSKMLRTHCQTSGVSLTEQDPYNNVMRTTIEAMAAMLGGTQSLHTNALDEAIALPTDFSARIARNTQIVIQEETGMTKVVDPLGGSYYIESLTQQLVDKAWEIIERVEAEGGMAKAVAAGWPKAMIEEASAGRAARVDRGEDVIVGVNKYKLAQEDPIDFLDVDNHAVREAQIARIKTSKAGRDEAKCQAALDALREGARGTANLLELAVECARQRATLGEISQAMEDVFGRYGTKPTPVSGIYGGAYGDDAKWQGLIDGVGSVTRAKGRRPRLLVAKMGQDGHDRGANLVSSAFGDLGFEVVPGPLFQTPKEAADLAIASDVDVVGASSLAAGHKTLIPELIGHLREAGRSDIKVIAGGVIPAQDYQGLRDAGVQGIFGPGTNLVDAAGEVLKLLGHNMPPVEEVA, encoded by the coding sequence GTGACCGATAAACCCACGCTCGACCAATGGTCCGCCGCCGCCGCGAAAGAGGTGAAGGGCAAGGATCTCACCTGGCAAACGCCCGAGGGGATCGACGTCAAGCCGCTCTACACCGCCGAGGACGTCGCCGATCTCGACCCCGGCCTGCCCGGTTTCGCGCCGTTCACGCGCGGCGTGCGCGCCTCGATGTACGCGGGCCGGCCGTGGACGATCCGCCAATATGCCGGCTTCTCGACCGCCGAGGCATCGAATGCTTTCTACCACCGCAACCTCAAGGCCGGGCAGAAGGGCCTGTCGGTCGCGTTCGATCTCGCCACGCACCGCGGCTATGACTCGGACCATCCGCGCGTCACCGGCGATGTCGGCAAGGCCGGCGTGGCGATCGACACGATCGACGACATGAAGATCCTGTTCGACGGCATCCCGCTCGATCAGATGTCGGTCTCGATGACGATGAACGGCGCGGTGATCCCGATCCTCGCCTTCTTCATCGTCGCGGGCGAGGAGCAGGGCGTGCCGCGCGCGCAGCTCGACGGGACCATCCAGAACGACATCCTCAAGGAGTTCATGGTCCGCAACACCTACATCTACCCGCCCGAACCCTCGATGCGGATCATCTCGGACATTTTCGGCTACACCAGCCGCGAGATGCCCAAGTTCAACAGCATCTCGATCAGCGGCTATCACATGCAGGAAGCCGGCGCGACGCAGGTGCAGGAGCTTGCCTTTACCATCGCCGACGGCATGGAATATGTGAAATACGGCGTCGCCTCGGGCCTCGATATCGACAAGTTCGCCGGACGGCTCAGCTTCTTCTTCGCGATCGGCATGAACTTCTTCATGGAGATCGCCAAGCTGCGCGCCGCGCGCGTGCTGTGGCACCGCGTGATGACGCAATTGGGCGCGCAGGACGAGCGCTCGAAAATGCTGCGCACCCACTGCCAGACCAGCGGCGTCAGCCTCACCGAGCAAGACCCCTACAACAACGTCATGCGCACCACGATCGAGGCGATGGCGGCGATGCTCGGTGGGACGCAGAGCCTTCACACCAACGCGCTCGACGAGGCGATCGCGCTGCCGACCGATTTCTCGGCCCGCATCGCGCGCAACACGCAGATCGTGATTCAGGAAGAGACGGGGATGACCAAGGTCGTCGATCCGCTCGGCGGCAGCTATTATATCGAGAGCCTGACTCAGCAGCTCGTCGACAAGGCGTGGGAAATCATCGAGCGCGTCGAGGCCGAGGGCGGCATGGCCAAGGCGGTCGCGGCGGGATGGCCCAAGGCGATGATCGAGGAAGCGAGCGCCGGCCGCGCCGCCCGCGTCGATCGCGGCGAGGACGTGATCGTCGGCGTCAACAAGTACAAGCTGGCGCAGGAAGATCCGATCGATTTCCTCGATGTCGACAACCATGCCGTGCGCGAGGCACAGATCGCGCGCATCAAGACCTCCAAGGCGGGTCGCGACGAGGCGAAATGCCAGGCCGCGCTCGATGCGCTGCGCGAGGGCGCGCGCGGCACCGCCAACCTGCTCGAACTGGCGGTCGAATGCGCCCGCCAGCGCGCCACGCTCGGCGAGATCAGCCAGGCGATGGAGGATGTGTTCGGTCGCTACGGCACCAAGCCGACCCCGGTCTCGGGCATCTATGGCGGCGCATATGGCGACGACGCCAAGTGGCAGGGGCTGATCGACGGCGTCGGCTCGGTCACGCGCGCCAAGGGCCGCCGTCCGCGCCTGCTCGTCGCCAAGATGGGGCAGGACGGGCATGATCGCGGCGCCAACCTCGTCTCCTCGGCGTTCGGCGATCTCGGTTTCGAGGTGGTGCCGGGGCCCTTGTTCCAGACGCCCAAGGAAGCCGCCGATCTCGCCATCGCGAGCGATGTCGACGTGGTCGGCGCATCCAGCCTCGCCGCCGGCCACAAGACGCTGATTCCCGAACTGATCGGCCATCTGCGCGAGGCCGGGCGCAGCGATATCAAGGTGATCGCGGGCGGCGTGATCCCGGCGCAGGATTATCAGGGCCTGCGCGATGCGGGCGTGCAGGGGATTTTCGGCCCCGGCACGAATCTGGTGGACGCCGCGGGCGAGGTGTTGAAGTTGCTCGGGCACAATATGCCACCAGTCGAGGAAGTTGCGTAA
- a CDS encoding helix-turn-helix domain-containing protein has protein sequence MATRRIYAGHELRALRDRLGISQAAMAARIGLSVSYLSQIESGHRPLTPRVLAALSSEAPAHWAPLDPNDDRRLFAEALDAAADPSVPAEPIDEATLRRATQQQPRLARRLVATHQALLRAQEQLRILDDQLDSSASATDHLPWNAVRDWFNDASNYVDAIDRRAEALAARIDDRDPAAAIAARLHTDYGIATEYVDAPDLVRAFDAEARVLRIDGGQPPETIRFALADRYMRLAATDLVAEIVDTSDIGSDSGRQLLTAGLFNYAAGALLMPYEVFRTAARAMRHDIDRLRRRFGTSFEQTCHRLSTLQRPGALGIPFFFCRVDMAGNITKRHSATRLKFARFGGACPLWIVHEAVAIPDRILVQLAETPDGVRYISIARGLVKPTEDYGQVPRRYALALGCEASFAADFVYADGLRIDGAATPIGTSCRICTRRDCDQRAFPPAAGRIVVDQDRRGAVSYELE, from the coding sequence ATGGCGACCAGACGAATCTATGCCGGCCACGAACTGCGCGCCTTGCGCGACCGGCTCGGCATCAGCCAGGCGGCGATGGCGGCGCGGATCGGGCTGTCGGTGAGCTACCTGTCGCAGATCGAGAGCGGCCACCGCCCGCTCACCCCGCGCGTGCTGGCGGCGTTGTCGAGCGAGGCGCCGGCGCATTGGGCGCCGCTCGACCCCAACGACGATCGTCGGCTGTTCGCCGAAGCGCTCGACGCCGCCGCCGATCCGAGCGTGCCCGCCGAACCGATCGACGAGGCGACCTTGCGCCGGGCGACGCAGCAGCAGCCACGCCTCGCCCGCCGGCTGGTCGCCACGCACCAGGCGCTCCTGCGCGCGCAGGAGCAGTTACGTATCCTCGACGATCAGCTCGATTCGAGCGCGAGCGCGACCGACCATCTGCCGTGGAACGCGGTGCGCGACTGGTTCAACGACGCCAGCAACTATGTCGACGCGATCGACCGCCGCGCCGAGGCGCTCGCCGCACGGATCGACGATCGCGACCCGGCGGCGGCGATCGCCGCGCGGCTACACACGGACTACGGAATCGCCACCGAATATGTCGATGCGCCCGATCTGGTACGCGCGTTCGATGCCGAGGCGCGCGTGCTGCGGATCGACGGCGGCCAGCCGCCCGAAACGATCCGCTTCGCGCTGGCGGACCGCTATATGCGGCTCGCGGCGACCGATCTGGTCGCCGAGATCGTCGATACGTCCGACATCGGTTCCGATTCGGGGCGGCAATTGCTGACGGCGGGCCTGTTCAACTATGCGGCGGGCGCGCTGCTGATGCCGTATGAGGTGTTCCGTACCGCCGCGCGCGCGATGCGCCACGATATCGACCGGCTCCGGCGCCGGTTCGGCACCAGCTTCGAACAGACCTGCCACCGCCTCTCGACGCTGCAACGCCCCGGTGCGCTCGGCATTCCGTTCTTCTTCTGCCGCGTCGACATGGCGGGCAACATCACCAAGCGTCATTCTGCGACGCGGCTCAAGTTCGCGCGGTTCGGCGGCGCGTGCCCGTTGTGGATCGTCCACGAAGCCGTGGCGATTCCCGACCGAATCCTCGTCCAACTCGCCGAGACGCCCGACGGGGTGCGCTATATCTCGATCGCGCGCGGGCTGGTGAAGCCAACCGAGGATTATGGTCAAGTGCCGCGCCGGTACGCGCTCGCGCTTGGCTGCGAGGCGTCGTTCGCGGCGGATTTCGTGTATGCCGACGGCCTGCGCATCGACGGCGCGGCGACGCCGATCGGCACCTCCTGCCGGATCTGCACGCGCCGCGACTGCGATCAACGCGCCTTCCCGCCCGCCGCCGGGCGGATCGTGGTCGATCAGGACCGGCGCGGCGCGGTGTCGTATGAACTGGAATAA
- a CDS encoding acyl-CoA carboxylase subunit beta, protein MSATIAELDRKRAAAKAGGGEKRVAAQHAKGKLTARERLDVLLDHGSFEEYDMYVEHNCTDFGMQDQIVPGDGVVTGSGTINGRLVFVFSQDFTVFGGSLSERHATKICKVMDMAMKVGAPVIGINDSGGARIQEGVASLAGYAEVFQRNVLASGVVPQLSLIMGPCAGGAVYSPAMTDFIFMVKDSSYMFVTGPDVVKTVTNEVVTQEALGGAITHTTKSSVADLALEDDIETLLAARDFIDFLPSSNQSPVPERPTSDPWDRIEDSLDTLIPASANQPYDMHELIRKTVDEGDFFEVQPAHAGNIITGFGRIEGRTIGIVANQPMVLAGCLDINSSKKAARFVRFCDAFEIPIVTFVDVPGFLPGVGQEHSGIIKHGAKLLFAYGEATVPKITVITRKAYGGAYDVMSSKHLRGDLNYAWPTAEIAVMGAKGAVEIIFRGLNADGIAEKTAEYEARFANPFVAASKGFIDEVIQPHSTRRRIALGLRKLKNKSLENPWKKHDNIPL, encoded by the coding sequence ATGTCCGCAACGATCGCCGAACTCGACCGCAAGCGCGCCGCCGCGAAAGCCGGTGGCGGTGAGAAGCGCGTCGCCGCCCAGCACGCCAAGGGCAAGCTGACCGCGCGCGAACGGCTCGACGTGCTGCTCGATCACGGCTCGTTCGAAGAATATGACATGTACGTCGAGCACAATTGCACCGACTTCGGCATGCAGGACCAGATCGTGCCGGGCGACGGCGTCGTCACCGGATCGGGCACGATCAACGGCCGGCTCGTCTTCGTGTTCAGCCAGGATTTCACCGTGTTCGGCGGCTCGCTGTCCGAACGCCACGCGACCAAGATCTGCAAGGTCATGGACATGGCGATGAAGGTCGGCGCCCCCGTTATCGGCATCAACGATTCGGGCGGCGCGCGAATCCAGGAGGGCGTCGCCAGCCTGGCCGGCTATGCCGAGGTGTTCCAGCGCAACGTGCTGGCGAGCGGCGTGGTGCCGCAGCTCAGCCTCATCATGGGGCCGTGCGCGGGCGGCGCGGTCTATTCGCCGGCGATGACCGACTTCATCTTCATGGTGAAGGATTCGTCGTACATGTTCGTCACCGGCCCCGACGTGGTGAAGACCGTCACCAACGAGGTCGTCACGCAGGAGGCGCTGGGCGGCGCGATCACCCACACCACCAAATCCTCGGTCGCCGATCTCGCGCTCGAAGACGATATCGAGACGTTGCTCGCCGCGCGCGACTTCATCGATTTCCTGCCGTCGTCGAACCAGTCGCCGGTGCCAGAACGGCCTACGTCGGACCCGTGGGACCGGATCGAGGACAGCCTCGACACGCTGATCCCGGCCTCCGCCAACCAGCCCTACGACATGCACGAGCTGATCCGCAAAACCGTCGACGAAGGCGATTTCTTCGAGGTCCAGCCCGCGCACGCGGGCAACATCATCACCGGCTTCGGCCGGATCGAAGGCCGCACGATCGGCATCGTCGCCAACCAGCCGATGGTGCTGGCCGGCTGTCTCGACATCAATTCGTCCAAGAAGGCGGCGCGGTTCGTGCGCTTCTGCGACGCGTTCGAGATCCCGATCGTCACCTTCGTCGACGTGCCCGGCTTCCTGCCCGGCGTCGGGCAGGAGCATTCGGGCATCATCAAGCACGGCGCCAAGCTGCTGTTCGCATATGGCGAGGCGACCGTCCCCAAGATCACGGTCATCACGCGCAAGGCTTACGGCGGCGCCTATGACGTGATGAGCTCGAAGCATCTGCGCGGCGACCTCAACTACGCCTGGCCGACCGCCGAGATCGCGGTGATGGGCGCGAAAGGCGCGGTCGAGATCATCTTCCGCGGCCTCAACGCCGACGGCATTGCCGAGAAGACCGCCGAATATGAGGCGCGCTTCGCCAACCCGTTCGTCGCCGCGAGCAAGGGCTTCATCGACGAGGTGATCCAGCCGCATTCCACGCGGCGGCGGATTGCGCTCGGCCTGCGCAAGCTCAAGAACAAGAGCCTCGAGAATCCGTGGAAGAAGCACGACAACATTCCGCTGTGA
- the coaD gene encoding pantetheine-phosphate adenylyltransferase, which translates to MMVRTGVYPGTFDPITLGHMDIIRRGAKLVDRLVIGVTTNASKSPMFSLPERLAMVQREVAQIEGDVQVVSFDSLLMDFAEREGARVIVRGLRAVADFEYEYQMAGMNQQINPRIETVFLMADVSLQPIASRLVKEIALYGGPIGRFVTPMVAEEVAARVETLGRKGS; encoded by the coding sequence ATCATGGTGCGAACCGGCGTCTATCCCGGCACCTTCGACCCGATCACGCTCGGCCATATGGATATCATCCGGCGCGGCGCGAAGCTGGTCGATCGGCTCGTCATCGGCGTCACCACCAACGCGTCCAAATCGCCGATGTTCAGCCTGCCCGAGCGGCTCGCGATGGTGCAACGCGAGGTGGCGCAGATCGAAGGTGACGTTCAGGTCGTCAGCTTCGATTCGCTGCTGATGGATTTCGCCGAGCGCGAGGGCGCGCGCGTGATCGTGCGCGGTCTGCGCGCAGTCGCCGATTTCGAATATGAATATCAGATGGCCGGCATGAACCAGCAGATCAACCCGCGCATCGAAACGGTGTTCCTGATGGCCGACGTGTCGTTGCAACCGATCGCCAGCCGGCTCGTCAAGGAAATCGCGCTGTATGGCGGGCCGATCGGGCGCTTCGTGACGCCGATGGTGGCGGAGGAAGTCGCGGCGCGTGTGGAGACGCTGGGGCGCAAGGGTTCGTAA
- a CDS encoding lysozyme inhibitor LprI family protein, with product MFALAAATAPPTPKPTATPGPQTQRALADYKAADSAMANQWRITNAFMKGKDAQDHRRSHFAYADALLTSQRAWISYRDAACRVEGGVHAGDVRQALIVAQCKTALTNARRLQLKGLMANE from the coding sequence ATGTTCGCGCTCGCCGCCGCGACGGCGCCTCCGACACCCAAACCGACCGCCACGCCCGGCCCGCAGACCCAGCGCGCGCTCGCCGACTACAAAGCGGCCGATAGCGCGATGGCGAACCAGTGGCGCATCACCAACGCCTTCATGAAGGGCAAGGACGCGCAGGACCACCGCCGCAGCCACTTCGCTTATGCCGACGCGCTGCTCACCAGCCAGCGCGCGTGGATCAGCTATCGCGATGCCGCCTGCCGGGTCGAAGGCGGCGTCCACGCCGGTGACGTGCGGCAGGCGCTGATCGTCGCACAGTGCAAGACCGCGCTCACCAATGCGCGGCGGCTCCAGCTCAAGGGGCTGATGGCTAACGAATGA
- a CDS encoding peptidylprolyl isomerase: MRFLVRFVVFLLAILAAPAFAQVIDTPIAGRPPIPSITDPENLWYLDLSTGGRVIIWLRPDAAPKTVERIKILTRQHFYDGLPFHRVIEGFMAQGGDPKGDGTGGSTLPDLKAEFNWLPHVRGAVSAARAEKEDSANSQFFIVFDPKLSLDKKYTVFGRVIDGMQYVDAITRGEPPANPSRIVHAYIAADHPPAYVPAPPPAPAATLSPSSLGGAFLTPSTPAGKPAAPKTPNAKTLRAPAVVKPKAKAQ, translated from the coding sequence ATGCGTTTTCTTGTTCGGTTCGTCGTGTTCCTCCTCGCCATCCTCGCTGCCCCGGCATTCGCGCAGGTCATCGATACCCCCATCGCCGGCCGCCCGCCGATCCCGTCCATCACCGACCCCGAAAACCTGTGGTATCTCGATCTGTCGACCGGCGGCCGAGTCATCATCTGGCTGCGCCCCGACGCCGCGCCGAAGACGGTCGAGCGAATCAAGATCCTCACCCGCCAGCATTTCTATGACGGCCTGCCCTTCCACCGCGTGATCGAGGGCTTCATGGCGCAGGGTGGCGACCCCAAGGGCGACGGCACCGGCGGCTCGACGCTCCCCGATCTCAAGGCGGAGTTCAATTGGCTGCCGCATGTGCGCGGCGCCGTATCGGCCGCCCGCGCCGAGAAGGAGGACAGCGCCAACAGCCAGTTCTTCATCGTGTTCGACCCCAAGCTGTCGCTCGACAAGAAATACACCGTGTTCGGCAGGGTGATCGACGGCATGCAATATGTCGACGCGATCACGCGTGGCGAGCCGCCCGCGAACCCGTCGCGGATCGTCCATGCCTATATCGCGGCGGACCATCCGCCTGCCTACGTGCCCGCGCCGCCCCCCGCCCCCGCCGCGACATTGTCGCCGAGCAGCCTTGGCGGCGCGTTCCTGACGCCCAGCACCCCGGCGGGCAAGCCTGCCGCGCCGAAAACGCCGAACGCCAAGACTCTGCGCGCGCCGGCGGTGGTCAAGCCCAAGGCCAAAGCGCAGTAA
- a CDS encoding polyprenyl synthetase family protein translates to MIPLAPLSLGDALAEVGADIDARFDTLLALPDDPRRDLYAAMRHAAIGGGKRLRPLLTYATSRLFGVDRDCAGRAGLAIECIHVYSLIHDDLPAMDDDDMRRGKPTVHKLYDEATAILAGDSLHALAFEVLADPETHTDPFVRSELVLDLARAAGPAGMAGGQMMDIEAEKSSFDLPTITRLQAMKTGALIACSVEAGAILGRLPAEGRAHLRGYARDIGLAFQIADDILDVEGDEAAVGKKLGKDGDAGKETFLSLLGLPRAREQARMLVDQAIAHLGSYGAEADLLRDIARFILERDR, encoded by the coding sequence ATGATCCCGCTTGCCCCCCTTTCGCTCGGTGATGCCCTTGCCGAAGTCGGTGCCGATATCGATGCGCGATTCGATACATTGCTCGCGCTACCCGACGATCCGCGCCGCGACCTGTACGCGGCGATGCGCCATGCCGCGATCGGCGGCGGCAAGCGGCTTCGCCCGCTGCTGACCTACGCCACGTCACGGCTGTTCGGCGTCGATCGCGACTGCGCGGGCCGTGCCGGTCTCGCGATCGAGTGTATCCATGTCTATTCGTTGATCCACGACGATCTGCCGGCGATGGACGACGACGACATGCGCCGGGGCAAGCCGACCGTCCACAAGCTCTACGACGAGGCGACCGCGATCCTCGCCGGCGATTCGCTCCACGCGCTCGCTTTCGAGGTGCTGGCCGATCCCGAGACTCATACCGATCCGTTCGTGCGAAGCGAACTGGTGCTCGATCTCGCCCGCGCCGCCGGCCCCGCCGGTATGGCGGGCGGACAGATGATGGACATCGAGGCGGAGAAATCGAGCTTCGACCTGCCGACGATCACGCGGCTTCAGGCGATGAAGACCGGCGCGCTGATCGCCTGTTCGGTCGAGGCCGGCGCGATCCTCGGGCGGCTCCCCGCTGAGGGCCGTGCGCACCTGCGCGGCTATGCGCGCGACATCGGCCTCGCCTTCCAGATCGCCGACGATATCCTCGACGTCGAGGGCGACGAGGCGGCAGTCGGCAAGAAGCTTGGCAAGGATGGCGACGCCGGCAAGGAGACCTTCCTGTCGCTGCTCGGCCTGCCGCGCGCGCGCGAACAGGCGCGCATGCTGGTCGATCAGGCGATCGCGCATCTCGGCAGCTACGGCGCCGAGGCCGATCTGCTGCGCGACATCGCCCGCTTCATTCTGGAGCGCGACAGATAA
- a CDS encoding exodeoxyribonuclease VII small subunit — translation MDRPIEDLTFEDALRELETIVSQLETGTAPLDEAIRLYERGDRLRRRCAERLDAAQARIEAIRLDAEGRPAAVQPFAASS, via the coding sequence ATGGATCGACCGATTGAAGATTTGACGTTCGAGGATGCGCTACGCGAGCTCGAAACCATCGTTTCGCAGCTCGAGACCGGCACCGCGCCGCTCGACGAGGCCATCCGCCTCTACGAGCGTGGCGACCGGCTACGCCGCCGCTGTGCCGAGCGGCTCGACGCCGCGCAGGCGCGGATCGAGGCGATCCGGCTCGACGCGGAAGGACGCCCCGCCGCCGTGCAACCCTTCGCTGCGAGTTCCTGA
- the bioB gene encoding biotin synthase BioB: MRDVIDLPSLEGRGRGWIGSLENESVPPTPTHPQPLPSREGSVRTDWTRAEIADLFALPFDELMFRAQTVHRAHHTPSQVQLCTLLSIKTGGCPEDCGYCNQSASAETELKASKLMDVRAVLQSAAQARDAGSQRFCMGAAWRNPKDKDMPAIVEMVKGVRQMGMETCMTLGMLTPGQAAQLADAGLDYYNHNIDTSPEKYGEVITTRTFQDRLDTLENVREAGINVCCGGIVGMGETRGDRVGFVHALATLPRHPESVPVNALVPVKGTVLGDMLADTPLAQIDDIEFVRTVAVARITMPLSMVRLSAGRESMSEATQALCFMAGANSIFTGDRLLTTGNRGDSADAALFAKLGVVAMQGEEPARAAKASAGGCTAC, encoded by the coding sequence ATGCGTGATGTCATTGATCTCCCCTCCCTGGAAGGGAGGGGCCGGGGGTGGATCGGCTCGTTGGAGAACGAGTCCGTACCCCCCACACCGACCCACCCCCAGCCCCTCCCTTCCAGGGAGGGGAGCGTAAGGACGGATTGGACCCGCGCCGAAATCGCCGACCTGTTCGCGCTCCCGTTCGACGAACTGATGTTCCGCGCGCAGACCGTCCACCGCGCGCACCACACCCCCTCGCAGGTGCAGCTTTGCACGCTCTTGTCGATCAAGACCGGCGGCTGCCCCGAGGATTGCGGCTATTGCAACCAGTCCGCCTCGGCCGAAACCGAGCTCAAGGCGTCGAAGCTGATGGACGTCCGCGCGGTGCTGCAATCGGCGGCGCAGGCGCGGGACGCCGGCTCGCAGCGCTTCTGCATGGGTGCGGCGTGGCGCAACCCGAAGGACAAGGACATGCCCGCCATCGTCGAGATGGTGAAGGGCGTGCGCCAGATGGGGATGGAAACCTGCATGACGCTCGGCATGCTGACGCCGGGCCAAGCCGCGCAGCTCGCCGACGCCGGGCTCGATTACTACAACCACAATATCGATACCTCGCCCGAGAAGTACGGCGAGGTCATCACCACGCGCACCTTCCAGGACCGGCTCGATACGCTGGAGAACGTGCGCGAGGCGGGCATCAACGTGTGCTGCGGCGGTATCGTCGGCATGGGCGAGACCCGCGGGGATCGCGTCGGCTTCGTCCACGCGCTCGCCACCTTGCCGCGCCACCCCGAGAGCGTCCCGGTCAATGCGCTCGTGCCGGTCAAGGGCACCGTGCTCGGCGACATGCTCGCCGACACCCCGCTCGCGCAGATCGACGACATCGAATTCGTCCGCACGGTCGCGGTCGCGCGCATCACCATGCCGCTATCGATGGTGCGCTTGTCGGCGGGCCGCGAGAGCATGAGCGAGGCCACGCAGGCGTTGTGCTTCATGGCGGGCGCCAACTCGATCTTCACCGGCGATCGGCTGCTCACCACCGGCAATCGCGGCGACAGCGCCGACGCCGCGCTGTTCGCCAAGCTCGGCGTCGTCGCGATGCAGGGCGAGGAGCCGGCGCGCGCCGCGAAGGCGTCGGCGGGGGGCTGCACCGCGTGCTGA